The window CCTTCCTGGTCAACAACGCTATGTTGATCGAGGAATTTTTTGCGTTCCAATACGGCATCTTTGCTGGATTCCAGCACCGCATCGAGGCGGCGCAGCACGGTGAACGGCAGAATTACATCGCGGTATTTGCCCCTTACATACACATCGCGCAGACGGTCATCGGCGATGTTCCAGATGAAGTCTGCAATCCATTTGAGTTGGCTTTGGTCCATGGTTTCCTATCGCCGGTTTTCCGGCTTAATCGTTAAATTCGGGTTGATTCAATTCCGATGCGCCCATCCAGTAACACAATAATGGTGCCGGCAGACGCATGATTTGGCTGGCAGTCTCGCCGGTTTGTGGCAGACCGGTCATCAAGCCGAAGTCATCGAGTGACTTGGTGACAACATAGCCGCGGGCGATTTTCTTTTGCTCGCACAGTTCGATCAAACCTTTCAATTCCCGTGCGCCGGTATGCTGGGCTCGGTACTTCACTTCGAAGGGAATCAACTGTCCGCCGATTTCCGCTACCAAATCGACCTCACGGTCTTTTTTCCCGTGCCAGTAGGTAAAACGCACATTCTGGGAATAATAGCGCGCAAATAGGTGTTTAAACACCGCCGTTTCGGTCGCCACGCCCAAGGCGGCGGGATCGTCGATGATACTTTTGCCCTTGAGTAAAACAGCGGGCGCGATGGCGGCATCGGCCAAATAGATTTTAAAGCGACCCTTGAGTACGTCTTTGCCGTAACCGAACGGCGGCAGGCGATAAATCAGGTGGCATGCTTCCAACAGCTCGATGAAATGCTGAGCCGTGGGGCGCTTGACTTCCAGGTTGCTGGATAAGTCGGTGATATTCAGCAAACCGCCGTCGTGCATGCACAGGTACAGAAAGGTATGTTCAAGATCCAGAATGCGACGCACACCAAACAGTGCGGTCATATCGCGCTTGAGGGCCTTGTCTATGATGTCTTCACGAAGCAGGCGCTGGGCCTGGGTGATGCTTTCCACTTGGGCGGTTTGCGGGAAGCCGCCGCGAATCAGATACTCGTGAAAATGGCCGACATAAGGCACGGCGATTTCCTGCGCCCGGTAAAATTGCGGGGGCGTCCAGTCGAACAGCTCGGTCAGGCTTTTTAAGGGTGGCAACGCCGGCAGTTGCAGCTGTTTGATTTGCAGGTATTCGTAGAACGACAGCGTGGTCAGCCGAATGGTATGCCAACGTCCAACACCAGATTCCTGGTCGGCTTCCACCAAAGGCATGGCCGAACCGGTAAAAACGATGCGGCGCTGCTTGTTGAAATCGATCTGGTGTTTGACCCAGGTACCCCAATCACGAATAAACTGGGCTTCGTCGAGAAACAGGTATTCTGGGCCATCGACGCGCGGCTCGCGCTCGCGCCAGGCTTCCAACACAGCTTCGATGCCGGCCAACTTGAGCACCGGATGGTCAAAAGTGGCGTAAAGAATGTTGGCTGCTGGGACGGTCTGCTTTAATAGCGCGTCGATTTGTTGTTGCAACAGTGTGGTCTTGCCGACCTGGCGTGCGCCGGACAGCAAAATGGCGCGATGGACCGGTGGATGATTAATCCAGCGATTTAACTCGCGCGAAGCAGCCCGCTGCCAATCCGGTAAGTCCGCAATTGGCTCACCTCGCCACCAGGGATTGAATTGGGCCAATACGGCAATTAGTTCTTCTTTTGAGACTCTCATCAGTCAATATTAGCATTAGAATGATTTTATTGTCATGTATAGATAACAATAAATACAGCTTTATGCTGCTACTGCCGAATTTTTATAGATTCGTGCATTCTTCCGCCAGGATGCATGTCGTCAACTTTCAACAACACAGGTTCAATCCCACTCATACAAGCTTGTCAACTGCAAAGCAAACCTTAATTGTCTGGTCAAAAAACGACATCAAGACACTTTTGTAAACCTAATTCAAACTCCGATGATATTGCAGACTAACAATATTATTATGAATAGACTCATCAGCTTTAACGCCAACCAACTTATCGATAAGTTCAGGTTTTACAAACATCAAATCGGCAATCATTTTTCTGGACATACCGCATTGCTCGGCCAAAACTTTCATGCTGTCGAAAATAACTTCAGGCTTTTCCTGAACCATATCACGATCTTCATGCTCCTGAAGCGCTTCCCCGTGCCGACGTAATGTAATAACACCAGACCGATATTGCTCTTCCGAAAACACTCCAAGCTGCCGACCACGATACAGAATTGCCGCTTTTGAGACCCCCCAACGCATTTTGATGTCGGACAGTGCTTGCCAATTAAGCCGAGTGCCGCGTAACGCTTTTTGGCACTCCTTAATAAAATACGCGCGAGGCAT of the Methylomonas sp. MK1 genome contains:
- a CDS encoding ATP-binding protein; its protein translation is MRVSKEELIAVLAQFNPWWRGEPIADLPDWQRAASRELNRWINHPPVHRAILLSGARQVGKTTLLQQQIDALLKQTVPAANILYATFDHPVLKLAGIEAVLEAWREREPRVDGPEYLFLDEAQFIRDWGTWVKHQIDFNKQRRIVFTGSAMPLVEADQESGVGRWHTIRLTTLSFYEYLQIKQLQLPALPPLKSLTELFDWTPPQFYRAQEIAVPYVGHFHEYLIRGGFPQTAQVESITQAQRLLREDIIDKALKRDMTALFGVRRILDLEHTFLYLCMHDGGLLNITDLSSNLEVKRPTAQHFIELLEACHLIYRLPPFGYGKDVLKGRFKIYLADAAIAPAVLLKGKSIIDDPAALGVATETAVFKHLFARYYSQNVRFTYWHGKKDREVDLVAEIGGQLIPFEVKYRAQHTGARELKGLIELCEQKKIARGYVVTKSLDDFGLMTGLPQTGETASQIMRLPAPLLCYWMGASELNQPEFND